From Triticum urartu cultivar G1812 chromosome 2, Tu2.1, whole genome shotgun sequence, a single genomic window includes:
- the LOC125536314 gene encoding uncharacterized protein LOC125536314: MLPVKRVWGCGPNISSGRSPRQSRRFRSVLLPLHSTSLIEIVLNALVLVNSTSTLPHARIEALLLSSMPMPGSSSVRLAHLLVSALCCAILLCADASVHDYTAERFAGLGNAFVLNGGSEGVYASPAADSFIRFEKVAFKRTPESAAAAGKDGNLTATITAVIFEAADRGAVGGSDVVAAGARALCCTPDMAKRGACTEGSLVYRAPNSTAAAGWPRVLAASFLPGALEAIFPDETVAVARTGMYSLRFVHCDASLDVAAEGKTIWKNSRGYGYLPGRMAPLLAFYGVMSLAFVALAAFWFLRYARFWREVVPLQNFVTVVIALGMVEVTTWYLDLAEFSESGVRPAGTTFWAATSGAVRRTVSRVLVLLVAKGYGVVRPTLGGGASAGARVAGLGAVFLAASEALEVSEHVGAVSDHDHSPTRRLFLVLTVAALDAVFICWIFSALSRTISKLKARRMTAKVETYRRLATSLTIAVAVSLGWIAFEVHFKSTDGYQSERWRVAWVIPAVWQLISFALLCAVCLVWAPSHDSARLACSDEAGDDDDGDDVEDGARPLMLRTGPLSYVENWACYVTQDAKIILRTDSGVYAKAGEEDKRV, translated from the exons ATGCTGCCGGTCAAGAGGGTTTGGGGGTGTGGACCTAACATTTCGTCCGGCCGATCTCCACGTCAAAGTCGTCGCTTCCGTTCCGTTCTTCTTCCACTCCACTCCACATCACTGATCGAGATCGTACTCAATGCTCTAGTACTAGTAAACTCCACGAGCACGCTGCCACACGCAAGAATCGAAGCTCTTCTCCTCTCCTCGATGCCAATGCCAGGGTCTTCCTCCGTGAGACTCGCCCACCTCCTGGTGTCCGCCTTGTGCTGCGCCATCCTCCTCTGCGCCGACGCGTCGGTGCACGACTATACCGCCGAGCGGTTCGCCGGCCTTGGCAACGCCTTCGTCCTCAATGGCGGCAGCGAGGGTGTCTACGCCTCCCCCGCCGCGGACTCCTTCATCCG ATTCGAGAAGGTCGCGTTTAAGAGGACGCCGGAGTCCGCTGCCGCGGCCGGGAAGGACGGCAACCTCACGGCCACAATCACGGCGGTCATCTTCGAGGCCGCGGACCGCGGCGCGGTCGGGGGCTCTGACGTCGTCGCCGCCGGCGCTCGCGCGCTCTGCTGCACGCCGGACATGGCGAAGCGGGGCGCGTGCACCGAGGGGTCGCTAGTTTACCGCGCGCCCAACAGCACTGCCGCCGCGGGCTGGCCCAGGGTGCTCGCCGCCTCCTTTTTGCCGGGTGCCCTCGAGGCCATCTTCCCTGACGAGACCGTCGCCGTTGCGCGGACCGGCATGTACAGCCTGCGCTTCGTGCACTGCGACGCGTCCCTCGACGTGGCCGCGGAGGGCAAGACCATATGGAAGAACAGCCGCGGCTACGGCTACCTTCCCGGCCGGATGGCCCCGCTCCTGGCCTTCTACGGAGTCATGTCGCTGGCGTTCGTCGCCCTCGCCGCGTTCTGGTTCCTGCGGTACGCCCGGTTCTGGCGGGAGGTGGTGCCGCTCCAGAATTTCGTGACGGTAGTCATCGCGCTCGGGATGGTGGAGGTGACCACGTGGTACTTGGACCTCGCCGAGTTCAGCGAGTCCGGAGTCCGGCCGGCGGGGACGACCTTCTGGGCGGCCACGTCCGGGGCGGTGCGCCGCACGGTGTCGCGCGTGCTGGTGCTCCTCGTCGCCAAGGGGTACGGCGTGGTGCGGCCCACTCTGGGAGGAGGCGCCAGCGCCGGCGCCAGGGTGGCCGGGCTCGGCGCGGTGTTCTTGGCGGCGTCCGAGGCCCTCGAGGTCAGCGAGCACGTCGGGGCCGTGAGCGACCACGACCACTCGCCGACGAGGAGGCTCTTCCTGGTGCTCACCGTGGCTGCCCTCGACGCGGTGTTCATCTGCTGGATATTCAGCGCGCTGTCGCGGACCATCAGCAAGCTCAAGGCGAGACGGATGACGGCGAAGGTGGAGACGTACCGGAGGCTGGCAACCTCGCTGACGATCGCCGTGGCGGTGTCCCTGGGCTGGATCGCGTTCGAGGTCCACTTCAAGTCGACGGACGGGTACCAGAGCGAGCGGTGGCGCGTGGCGTGGGTGATCCCGGCGGTGTGGCAGCTCATCTCCTTCGCGCTCCTCTGCGCCGTCTGCCTCGTGTGGGCGCCATCCCACGATTCAGCGAG GCTCGCGTGCTCGGACGAggccggcgacgacgacgacggcgacgacgTGGAGGACGGCGCGCGGCCGCTGATGCTCAGGACTGGGCCGCTCTCGTACGTGGAGAACTGGGCGTGCTACGTGACGCAGGACGCCAAGATCATCCTCAGGACAGACTCCGGCGTGTATGCCAAGGCCGGCGAAGAGGACAAGCGAGTCTAA